In Ruminiclostridium papyrosolvens DSM 2782, the following proteins share a genomic window:
- a CDS encoding DUF4179 domain-containing protein yields the protein MQKKSYDSITMPERLVEVANSAIKRGQTTFLLKRSFTIIISTFILLMGLFGTCYASPTVAKVFSKVPFVGSVFLQFTDEGLKTVSKEGFTNFTGMEVTKQNGTVALNEIYYDKSEISFGLALKGVNPYTNSLQYLLYNKDKLISGSFNGGIKDEPKGIYLISLKTSVPIDLPDTFDLKLIVKETKDLKRAFEFHVPLSRTRSDVKTKEYSIMKSFKSSNKKVFIRKISFTPAAVCVDFDYTRPSEDTDFSLKLFIENGEQIQLNSLTGTEQNNEHSVTSKTNSYHAVFNPATNVPDKLRLDIIDTFEEKTILSTEFEVVTSKP from the coding sequence ATGCAGAAAAAATCGTATGATAGTATTACTATGCCGGAAAGATTAGTTGAAGTAGCGAATTCGGCAATCAAAAGAGGACAAACAACATTTTTATTAAAACGTAGCTTTACAATTATTATTTCAACATTTATATTGTTAATGGGTTTATTTGGAACCTGCTATGCATCACCTACAGTTGCAAAAGTTTTTTCTAAAGTTCCATTTGTGGGCTCTGTTTTTTTACAATTTACAGATGAAGGACTCAAAACAGTAAGTAAAGAGGGATTTACCAATTTTACTGGTATGGAGGTTACAAAACAAAATGGAACTGTTGCATTAAATGAGATTTACTATGATAAATCTGAAATTAGTTTCGGCTTGGCATTAAAAGGCGTTAATCCATATACTAATTCTTTACAGTATTTATTATACAATAAGGATAAGTTGATTTCTGGTAGCTTTAATGGAGGAATTAAAGATGAACCTAAAGGAATTTACTTGATATCGTTGAAAACTAGTGTTCCAATTGATTTACCGGATACTTTTGATCTGAAACTTATTGTTAAGGAAACAAAGGACTTAAAAAGAGCGTTTGAGTTTCACGTCCCATTAAGTAGAACTAGATCAGATGTGAAAACAAAAGAATATTCAATTATGAAGTCTTTTAAATCTAGTAATAAAAAAGTATTTATTAGAAAAATATCATTTACTCCTGCAGCAGTATGTGTAGACTTTGATTACACAAGACCAAGTGAGGATACTGACTTTTCTTTGAAGCTTTTTATTGAAAATGGTGAGCAGATTCAATTAAATTCTCTTACAGGAACTGAACAAAATAATGAACATAGTGTAACTAGTAAAACTAATTCTTATCATGCAGTTTTTAATCCTGCAACAAATGTTCCTGATAAATTAAGGCTTGATATTATAGATACTTTTGAAGAAAAAACTATTTTATCTACTGAATTTGAGGTAGTAACAAGTAAACCTTAA
- a CDS encoding DUF4829 domain-containing protein: MIKYNNEDEKKATENSGEKTKWFVVVKLTKESPWLIDEIGY; encoded by the coding sequence TTGATAAAGTATAATAATGAAGATGAAAAAAAGGCTACAGAGAACAGCGGGGAAAAGACAAAATGGTTTGTAGTAGTTAAACTGACAAAGGAATCTCCCTGGCTAATTGATGAAATAGGATATTAA
- a CDS encoding accessory gene regulator ArgB-like protein, whose protein sequence is MRFINKWSYSCAKGLAGILEENHQKKAEYYFGFQVALGGIVKTVLLVAVSMMLGVLIPTLIISISFALLRKVAGGYHMDTYGKCLFVSIALFVIAALIAKHTYRYWSIVWLAIMITLTFTIGLYVLIRYAPRDTPNRLITDPKERRKFKSLSIAYICIWLAVVTALTVFEMKMYTLLLCFSILQELFAITPTGHKFFDKIKYGLSQKLKSF, encoded by the coding sequence TTGCGATTTATAAATAAGTGGTCATATTCTTGTGCGAAGGGTTTAGCGGGTATACTTGAGGAAAACCACCAAAAAAAAGCTGAATATTATTTCGGATTTCAAGTAGCTCTCGGGGGCATTGTTAAAACTGTTTTACTTGTGGCTGTTTCCATGATGTTAGGAGTGTTAATTCCTACACTTATAATATCGATATCCTTTGCATTGCTTCGAAAAGTAGCAGGAGGCTACCACATGGATACATATGGTAAATGCTTGTTTGTATCAATAGCACTATTTGTTATTGCAGCACTGATTGCAAAGCATACCTACCGGTATTGGAGTATTGTATGGCTGGCAATTATGATAACCTTAACATTTACAATAGGCCTGTATGTATTGATTAGGTACGCACCAAGGGATACACCCAATAGATTAATTACAGACCCTAAAGAGAGAAGGAAATTTAAATCCTTATCCATTGCATATATATGTATATGGTTAGCGGTGGTTACAGCATTAACAGTATTTGAAATGAAAATGTATACTCTTTTGCTATGCTTTAGTATTTTGCAGGAATTATTTGCAATAACGCCAACAGGACATAAGTTTTTTGACAAAATAAAGTATGGGCTGTCTCAAAAGCTGAAATCTTTCTAG
- a CDS encoding sigma-70 family RNA polymerase sigma factor — MNQVDLEKAVKAINGDKIASSELILERKEDIYRIAYVYMRNENDALDVLHDTIYRSYISIKKLKNPKFFNTWLTRIVINCSLNALKRKKKINDNEDKMLNEDIKDINTENTEDSIISGIDLMTSIERLAFSEKTIVILKYFQDLTVSQISEVLSCPIGTVKTRLNRALKLLRTDVESKI, encoded by the coding sequence ATGAATCAGGTAGATTTAGAAAAAGCCGTGAAAGCTATAAATGGAGATAAAATAGCATCTTCAGAATTAATACTTGAAAGGAAGGAAGATATTTATAGGATAGCATACGTATATATGAGAAATGAAAATGATGCTTTGGATGTTTTGCACGATACTATATATAGATCATATATTTCAATTAAAAAATTAAAAAATCCTAAGTTTTTTAATACATGGCTTACAAGAATTGTAATAAACTGTTCATTGAATGCTTTGAAAAGAAAGAAAAAGATTAATGATAATGAAGATAAAATGCTTAATGAGGATATAAAAGATATTAATACTGAAAACACAGAGGATAGTATTATTTCAGGGATAGATTTGATGACATCAATTGAACGATTAGCTTTTAGCGAAAAAACAATTGTGATTCTAAAGTACTTTCAGGACTTAACTGTATCTCAAATCTCAGAGGTATTATCCTGCCCGATAGGAACCGTAAAAACTCGCCTCAATAGGGCACTAAAACTTTTACGAACTGATGTAGAGTCTAAAATTTAG